A window from Ignavibacteriota bacterium encodes these proteins:
- the rpsM gene encoding 30S ribosomal protein S13, with the protein MARIAGIDLPKQKKTFIGLTYIYGIGRHTSMQILEKAKVDPHKRIAELTEEEVAKIRAIMTADLKVEGALRSEVQQNIKRLMDIGTYRGIRHRKGLPVRGQRTKTNSRTRKGKKRTVAGKKKPGLK; encoded by the coding sequence TTGGCTCGAATCGCAGGAATTGATTTACCAAAACAGAAAAAAACTTTTATAGGGTTGACTTATATTTACGGGATTGGTCGTCATACTTCTATGCAAATTTTAGAAAAAGCGAAAGTAGACCCACATAAGAGAATTGCTGAATTAACTGAAGAAGAAGTTGCCAAAATTAGAGCAATTATGACAGCTGATTTAAAAGTTGAAGGTGCTTTAAGAAGTGAAGTTCAGCAGAATATTAAAAGACTTATGGATATTGGGACCTATCGTGGAATTAGGCACAGAAAAGGTTTACCGGTAAGAGGACAAAGAACAAAAACCAATTCTAGAACTAGAAAAGGTAAGAAAAGAACCGTTGCGGGTAAAAAGAAACCAGGTCTCAAGTAA
- the rpsK gene encoding 30S ribosomal protein S11, which yields MAKVTRKSKKKIHVDAVGVAHIKASFNNVIVTITDVYGNTISWSSAGKNGFKGSRKNTPFAAQVTSEVAAKEAHDLGLKRVDVFIKGPGSGRDAAIRALNTAGLHIMSIKDITPIPHNGCRPPKRRRV from the coding sequence TTGGCTAAAGTTACAAGAAAATCTAAAAAGAAAATTCACGTTGATGCTGTAGGAGTTGCGCATATAAAAGCATCATTTAACAATGTTATTGTAACAATTACTGATGTTTATGGAAATACCATTTCTTGGTCATCGGCTGGTAAAAATGGATTTAAAGGATCGAGAAAAAATACTCCTTTTGCAGCTCAAGTAACTTCTGAAGTTGCAGCAAAAGAAGCTCATGATCTAGGTTTAAAAAGAGTAGATGTTTTTATAAAAGGTCCAGGTTCCGGTAGAGATGCAGCAATTAGAGCATTAAATACTGCTGGTTTGCATATAATGTCAATTAAAGATATAACACCTATTCCGCACAATGGATGTAGACCACCAAAACGTAGAAGAGTATAA
- the rpsD gene encoding 30S ribosomal protein S4 translates to MARYTGPKAKLVRKFGENIFGNPKFDKILGNKPYGPGQHGAGRKRVSDYGLQLKEKQKLKIMYGLFERQFRNLFKKAERMRGITGENLLQLLERRLDNTVFRLGFATSRAQARQLVLHRHFNVNGKLVNIPSYILKVGDVISVKEQSKKMDVFHNALRIRKTNPYEWIEIEKANLSGKLLKLPERSEIPVNVNEQLIVELYSK, encoded by the coding sequence ATGGCAAGATATACCGGCCCTAAAGCAAAATTGGTTAGAAAGTTTGGAGAAAATATTTTTGGTAACCCCAAATTTGATAAAATTTTAGGCAATAAACCATATGGTCCAGGTCAACATGGTGCTGGAAGAAAAAGAGTTTCAGATTATGGTTTACAGTTAAAAGAAAAACAAAAATTAAAAATTATGTACGGGCTTTTTGAAAGACAGTTTAGAAACTTGTTCAAAAAAGCAGAAAGAATGCGTGGCATTACTGGTGAAAATCTTCTACAATTATTGGAAAGAAGACTTGATAATACTGTATTTCGTTTGGGATTTGCTACTTCAAGAGCTCAAGCCCGCCAATTGGTTCTTCACAGACACTTTAATGTAAATGGAAAACTTGTAAATATTCCATCATACATATTAAAAGTTGGCGATGTAATAAGTGTAAAAGAACAGAGTAAAAAAATGGATGTTTTTCATAATGCGTTAAGAATAAGAAAAACAAATCCATATGAGTGGATTGAAATTGAAAAAGCTAATCTCTCTGGAAAATTACTCAAACTTCCAGAAAGAAGCGAAATTCCAGTAAATGTAAACGAGCAATTAATAGTTGAGTTATACTCAAAATAA